The sequence ATAAATTAGTGAAATTTATCAATAATTAAAAGGAGATAAGTTATGGATGTATTGATTGTAGATGATTCTTCCGTAATGAGGAAAATCTTAACACGCAGTTTAAGACAATCTAATTTGGATATTGGAGAAATCATCGAAGCATCTGACGGAGAAGAAGCACTAAATAAAATCAAAGAAAATTCTGTTCAGCTTGTTCTATGTGATGTCAATATGCCCAAACTCAATGGCCTCGAGTTTGTCAAAAAAGTCAAAGAAAACAACATCTCTCCTGATACAAAAATAATAATGGTAACAAGTGAAGGCGGCTTGGATACAGTAAACCAAGCAGTAGAAAATGGCGCCAAGGGATTTATCGTAAA is a genomic window of Candidatus Schekmanbacteria bacterium containing:
- a CDS encoding response regulator; translated protein: MDVLIVDDSSVMRKILTRSLRQSNLDIGEIIEASDGEEALNKIKENSVQLVLCDVNMPKLNGLEFVKKVKENNISPDTKIIMVTSEGGLDTVNQAVENGAKGFIVKPFSAEDFKKKIEHLCAA